Proteins encoded by one window of Cloeon dipterum chromosome 2, ieCloDipt1.1, whole genome shotgun sequence:
- the LOC135937757 gene encoding uncharacterized protein LOC135937757, which produces MAILKMMMIFLCVLTGFGMVSSLEFYKTQGMTRCVANGDEKLDFVPSSVAARSTAIGQIALTNWRLSSILHTDVDLKAYSNSRLSNEMGLYKDDVELGWTSEMLMMKAATQESWLKVGRQTMHFGQDTTIWLMKSSGYWSVLGGETSKMRIRQDDDRVRFSGMRVSDAPLFVWYPFMPNTALNADADGVAFFEATDTIAAVGVESPTGLIWFENDVRLNKFHVWKGKSRLMVKERIHSFDSRVVVYTNIFKTENDLESGGQQAVGCRNSSTQTRNITTDCPCYACNVLLCVCRDCLPLYNIRESSHENDMFASIPSLENNSNFTEMIMENSTIATILSETTPTKVENSTTTTDLAEIDSMEKHNTTDFPILEMSTETITDSSSIVWEETLALETTTFTTLFTETTPHPLERSTEPITSMKAIVPPPLSTHSSTKIPNVTNAAKGEPNTTDLLILEMSTETITDSSSTVWEETLALETTTFSTLSMETTSRPLERSTEPVTSMKATVPPPLSTHSSSKIPNVTEVVKGHAIIANCENCSEENSSVASCCVSTNTSSDCVACDLVESSLTKEISCKNCSVNAKTDQNIERFDMHVEMVKKPPVLAKIDITNSTLTKHVQNDDLENIERFDVIIEMEQWPPVLSEIFVVGNDDRANASFVNTHFESKNDEKPPHSESLQELSPTTESKLFVGNDDRANASFVKKNDHFVNVHFESKNYEKPPLTESLQELSPMTESELFVGNDERANTSFVKKEHFINVHVKAKNDEKPQHTEPLRELSPTPESELFVGNDERANASFVKNDHFVYVHFESKNYEKPPLTESLQELSPMTESELFVGNDERANTSFVKNDHFVNVHVKEKNDDKISNTPPAEPLQGQSPTDSPLRGTTLTSSNDMTSTPPPVKMIDQQFKHLRGILIGVCLLLTVAFLLAFGFGVYQQLRKQTLAKRFVGDWDERGERFEADEIGGEGRELTDQNGQGSEEKVEQIEVVVQREAADVPLSDSEDESAPPSKKRRRSQRLARKRC; this is translated from the exons ATGGCGATTttgaagatgatgatgatcTTTTTGTGCGTTTTGACTGGTTTTGGGATGGTGTCATCGCTTGAGTTTTACAAAACTCAAGGGATGACACGTTGTGTTGCCAATGGGGATGAAAAACTGGACTTTGTGCCATCATCCGTTGCTGCTAGGAGCACCGCAATTGGACAG ATCGCATTGACAAACTGGCGTTTGAGCAGCATCTTACACACGGATGTCGATCTGAAAGCCTACTCAAATTCGCGCCTGTCAAACG AAATGGGTCTCTACAAGGACGATGTTGAGCTGGGATGGACGTCTGAAATGTTGATGATGAAAGCAGCTACACAAGAGTCGTGGTTGAAAGTTGGTAGACAGACAATGCACTTTGGACAGGAT ACCACGATTTGGCTGATGAAAAGTTCCGGCTATTGGAGTGTTTTGGGAGGTGAAACGTCCAAGATGCGCATCCGCCAAGATGATGATCGTGTCAGATTCAGCGGAATGAGAGTTTCtgatg CCCCTCTCTTTGTGTGGTATCCGTTCATGCCAAATACTGCTTTGAATGCTGACGCTGATGGTGTTGCATTTTTCGAGGCAACCGATACAATCGCGGCTGTGGGAGTTGAGAGTCCTACCGGCTTGATATGGTTTGAA AATGATGTTCGTTTGAACAAGTTTCACGTGTGGAAGGGAAAGAGTCGACTGATGGTCAAAGAACGCATCCACAGCTTTGACAGCAGAGTGGTTGTGTACACCAACATTTTCAAGACAGAAAATG ATTTGGAATCTGGCGGTCAGCAAGCTGTAGGCTGTCGCAATTCAAGCACCCAAACAAGAAACATCACGAccg attgtcCCTGCTATGCGTGCAACGTgctattgtgtgtgtgtcgcgaCTGCTTGCCGCTGTACAATATCCGTGAGTCATCGCATGAAAACGATATGTTTGCTTCCATACCGTCTTTGGAAAATAACTCAAACTTCACAGAAATGATTATGGAAAACTCAACTATCGCCACTATCCTCTCGGAAACGACCCCTACAAAGGTTGAAAATTCGACCACCACCACTGACCTCGCGGAAATAGATTCTATGGAAAAACACAATACAACCGATTTCCCCATTCTGGAAATGTCTACCGAGACAATAACCGATTCTTCGTCAATCGTTTGGGAAGAAACACTCGCGTTGGAAACGACTACATTCACTACGTTGTTTACGGAAACAACACCGCACCCCTTAGAGAGAAGCACCGAACCTATCACTTCTATGAAAGCTATCGTTCCGCCCCCACTTTCAACACACTCGTCAACCAAAATTCCAAATGTGACAAACGCGGCTAAAGGAGAACCAAATACAACCGATTTGCTCATTCTGGAAATGTCTACCGAGACAATAACCGATTCTTCGTCAACCGTTTGGGAAGAAACACTCGCGTTGGAAACGACTACATTCTCTACACTGTCTATGGAAACAACATCGCGCCCCTTAGAGAGAAGTACCGAACCTGTCACTTCTATGAAAGCTACCGTTCCGCCCCCACTTTCAACACACTCGTCAAGCAAAATTCCAAATGTGACAGAAGTGGTAAAAGGACATGCTATTATagcaaattgtgaaaattgcaGCGAAGAAAACTCTAGTGTAGCGAGTTGTTGCGTGTCAACTAACACATCATCTGATTGTGTAGCTTGCGATCTGGTTGAAAGTAGTCTGACGAAAGAAATATCTTGCAAAAACTGTAGCGTCAATGCGAAAACCGATCAGAATATTGAAAGGTTTGACATGCACGTTGAGATGGTTAAAAAGCCACCGGTGTTGGCTAAAATTGACATTACCAACTCTACTCTAACGAAACATGTACAAAACGATGATCTGGAAAACATTGAAAGATTTGACGTCATTATTGAGATGGAACAATGGCCTCCGGTCTtatcagaaatttttgttgtcgGAAATGATGATCGCGCAAACGCAAGTTTTGTAAACACACATTTCGAatcaaaaaatgatgaaaaaccaCCGCATTCAGAGTCATTGCAGGAACTGTCTCCGACGACAGAATCGAAACTTTTTGTCGGAAATGATGATCGTGCAAACGctagttttgtaaaaaaaaatgatcattttGTAAACGTGCATTtcgaatcaaaaaattatgaaaaaccaCCGCTTACAGAGTCATTGCAGGAACTGTCTCCGATGACAGAATCAGAACTTTTTGTCGGAAATGACGAGCGCGCAAACAcaagttttgtaaaaaaagaacattttATAAACGTGCATGTGAAAgcgaaaaatgatgaaaaaccaCAGCATACAGAGCCATTGCGGGAACTGTCTCCGACACCAGAATCAGaactttttgttggaaatgaCGAGCGCGCAAACGctagttttgtaaaaaatgatcattttGTATACGTGCATTtcgaatcaaaaaattatgaaaaaccaCCGCTTACAGAGTCATTGCAGGAACTGTCTCCGATGACAGAATCAGAACTTTTTGTCGGAAATGACGAGCGCGCAAACAcaagttttgtaaaaaatgatcattttGTAAACGTGCatgtcaaagaaaaaaatgacgaTAAAATTTCTAACACACCACCTGCAGAGCCGTTGCAGGGACAATCTCCGACAGACAGCCCGCTGAGGGGTACGACTTTGACGTCCTCAAATGACATGACGAGCACTCCACCACCAGTCAAAATGATTGACCAACAGTTCAAACACTTGCGTGGAATTTTGATTG gtGTCTGCCTGTTGCTGACTGTCGCGTTCTTGCTTGCCTTTGGTTTTGGCGTTTACCAACAATTGCGTAAACAAACTCTGGCCAAGCGCTTTGTGGGTGACTGGGATGAAAGAGGTGAAAGATTTGAGGCGGACGAGATTGGTGGTGAAGGACGAGAGTTGACGGATCAAAATGGACAGGGGTCAGAAGAGAAGGTTGAGCAAATTGAAGTTGTTGTGCAAAGGGAGGCTGCAGACGTTCCCTTGTCCGATTCCGAGGATGAGAGTG CTCCACCAAGCAAAAAAAGACGCAGAAGTCAGCGTCTGGCCAGAAAAAGGTGTTAA